The following are encoded in a window of Rhizobium sp. 11515TR genomic DNA:
- the fliQ gene encoding flagellar biosynthesis protein FliQ yields MNEADALDIFQAAIWTVLVASGPAVIAAMVVGLVIALIQALTQVQEATLTFVPKIVAVMVTIGISAPFVGAQISIFTNLVFSRIQSGF; encoded by the coding sequence ATGAATGAAGCCGATGCCTTGGATATTTTCCAGGCTGCGATCTGGACGGTACTTGTGGCTTCCGGACCGGCTGTCATCGCCGCGATGGTCGTCGGTTTGGTGATCGCCCTGATCCAGGCGCTGACCCAGGTGCAGGAGGCGACGTTGACCTTCGTGCCGAAGATCGTCGCTGTCATGGTCACGATCGGCATCTCGGCACCGTTCGTCGGCGCGCAGATTTCGATCTTCACCAATCTCGTCTTCTCCCGCATCCAATCGGGTTTCTAA